One genomic segment of Bifidobacterium breve DSM 20213 = JCM 1192 includes these proteins:
- a CDS encoding LysR family transcriptional regulator codes for MELRVLRYFLAVAEEGNITWAAQLLRISQPTLSRQLKQLEEELGVTLFERGSHTITLTEEGRLLRERAQTIVSLADKTEFELKQSGNDLSGEIAMGCGEVRGMTLLSQRMAAFREQHPNVRFRVTSTTSDIIQEQIEQGLMDFGLLTDPVDVSQYEFLRTGITGHWSAMVPGNHPLAERESLTPQNLKDVPLLFPVRTPVHNLLLNWFGQYADQGGAQRRVSHAGTHP; via the coding sequence ATGGAACTGCGCGTCCTGCGATATTTTCTGGCGGTTGCCGAGGAAGGCAATATCACGTGGGCCGCGCAGTTGCTGCGTATTTCCCAGCCGACGCTTTCCCGTCAGCTCAAACAGTTGGAAGAGGAATTGGGCGTCACGCTGTTTGAACGCGGCAGTCACACCATCACGCTCACCGAGGAAGGCCGGCTGCTGCGCGAACGTGCGCAGACCATCGTTTCGCTGGCGGACAAAACCGAATTCGAATTGAAGCAATCCGGCAATGACCTCAGCGGTGAAATCGCCATGGGATGCGGCGAAGTGCGCGGCATGACATTGCTGTCCCAGCGCATGGCTGCTTTTCGCGAGCAGCATCCCAACGTGCGATTCCGGGTCACCAGCACCACATCGGACATTATTCAGGAACAGATTGAGCAAGGTCTCATGGACTTCGGCCTGCTTACCGATCCGGTGGATGTCAGCCAATACGAGTTCCTGCGCACCGGTATTACAGGGCACTGGTCAGCGATGGTTCCAGGCAACCACCCGCTGGCGGAACGCGAATCGTTGACCCCGCAGAATCTCAAGGATGTGCCGCTGCTGTTCCCGGTGCGCACGCCCGTACACAATCTGCTACTGAACTGGTTCGGGCAATACGCCGATCAAGGCGGAGCTCAACGCCGGGTATCACACGCCGGAACGCACCCATGA
- a CDS encoding MATE family efflux transporter: MVQVHGMRRASADAEYQQMTGQPVKPLILKLCLPAVISNLVTTAYNLTDTFFIGQLGTAQSGAIGIAFSIMTVMQALGFFFGNGAGNSMSRELGKQNNERASRLLAVGFAGAVISGLVIAAIGLLTLRPLVVMLGSTSTIAPYAVQYLTPLLVAAPCVCGSFALNGLLRYQGQSAFGMIGLVSGALLNFLLAPLFIFVAGLGILGAGLATAICQTVSFAILTTMSRKFGVMKLSLRNCKPDVLLMREVAGGGLPSLLRQGAGSISVTCVNIAANPFGDAAIAGMAIVMRIMLGANSVIVGLGQGFQPVCGYNYGAGLFARVKEGYWFCVRLATCVLVVLAVLLWVFAPQLVEIFRSDPAVVAVGVAALHIQCCTVILNGFNMMGNMMTQTMGRTGIASFLALCRQGLFLAPIVLILPMMFGVLGVEMAQSVSDVLTFLVTIPFMRRILHELR; encoded by the coding sequence GTGGTTCAGGTTCATGGCATGAGACGCGCAAGCGCGGACGCGGAATATCAGCAGATGACCGGGCAGCCGGTCAAACCGCTGATCCTCAAACTATGCCTGCCGGCCGTCATCTCCAATCTGGTGACCACTGCCTACAATCTCACGGACACGTTCTTTATTGGCCAGCTTGGCACCGCGCAGTCCGGCGCCATCGGCATCGCGTTCTCCATCATGACCGTGATGCAGGCGCTCGGCTTCTTCTTCGGCAACGGCGCGGGCAATTCGATGAGTCGCGAACTTGGCAAACAGAACAACGAACGTGCCTCCCGACTGTTGGCCGTGGGCTTCGCGGGCGCGGTGATTTCCGGTTTGGTAATTGCCGCGATCGGGCTGCTGACCCTGCGGCCGTTGGTCGTCATGCTGGGTTCGACCTCCACGATCGCCCCATACGCCGTGCAATATCTGACACCGCTGCTGGTCGCCGCACCCTGCGTATGCGGTTCGTTTGCGCTCAACGGATTGCTGCGATACCAAGGCCAGTCGGCATTCGGCATGATCGGGCTGGTGTCGGGCGCACTGCTGAATTTCCTGCTCGCGCCATTATTCATTTTCGTGGCCGGCCTGGGTATTCTCGGTGCTGGCCTCGCCACCGCCATCTGCCAGACGGTGAGTTTCGCGATTCTGACCACAATGAGCCGCAAATTCGGCGTGATGAAACTGTCCCTGCGCAATTGCAAGCCGGATGTGCTGCTCATGCGCGAAGTGGCCGGCGGCGGCCTGCCCTCGCTGCTCCGCCAAGGCGCCGGCTCGATTTCCGTGACCTGCGTGAACATCGCCGCCAATCCGTTCGGCGACGCGGCCATCGCCGGCATGGCCATTGTGATGCGCATTATGTTGGGCGCCAACTCGGTGATCGTCGGCCTCGGCCAAGGTTTCCAACCGGTGTGCGGCTACAACTACGGTGCCGGCCTGTTCGCGCGCGTCAAAGAAGGGTACTGGTTCTGCGTGCGGCTCGCCACCTGCGTGCTCGTGGTGTTGGCGGTGTTGCTGTGGGTGTTCGCACCGCAACTGGTCGAGATCTTCCGCTCCGACCCGGCCGTGGTCGCGGTGGGTGTGGCCGCGCTGCATATCCAATGCTGCACGGTGATTCTCAACGGCTTCAACATGATGGGCAATATGATGACCCAGACCATGGGCCGCACTGGCATCGCCTCATTCCTGGCCCTGTGCCGACAAGGTCTGTTTTTGGCACCGATCGTACTGATTCTGCCGATGATGTTCGGCGTGCTCGGCGTGGAAATGGCACAATCGGTGTCCGACGTGCTGACATTCCTAGTCACTATCCCGTTCATGCGGCGAATCCTGCATGAATTGCGGTGA
- a CDS encoding sugar O-acetyltransferase — protein MMTEDKPIAKPIIDDATREKMALMFSGEVYLPDDVDGFFDLQAAQRDLQLELNATPLTNPKRRTELMQMFFGAAGEGLYLECPVYANWGCNTYWGERCYANFNLTLVDDGEIFIGSHTMIGPNVTLVATGHPVRPDLRYQGAQYSLPVHIGENVWIGANVTVLPGATIGDNAVIGANSLVTKDIPANTVAYGSPCKVIREINERDDVYYWRDRQFSERFKVKEQ, from the coding sequence ATGATGACCGAAGACAAGCCGATCGCCAAGCCGATTATCGATGATGCGACGCGCGAGAAAATGGCGCTTATGTTCTCCGGCGAGGTCTACCTGCCGGATGATGTGGACGGCTTTTTTGATCTGCAGGCCGCCCAACGCGATCTCCAGCTTGAACTCAACGCCACACCGCTGACCAATCCGAAACGCCGCACCGAACTCATGCAGATGTTCTTCGGCGCCGCGGGGGAGGGCCTGTACCTCGAATGCCCGGTGTATGCGAACTGGGGCTGCAATACCTATTGGGGTGAGCGTTGCTACGCCAACTTCAACCTGACGCTGGTGGACGATGGTGAGATCTTCATCGGATCCCACACCATGATCGGCCCCAACGTCACGCTTGTGGCCACCGGCCATCCCGTGCGTCCGGACCTGCGCTATCAGGGTGCCCAGTATTCGCTGCCAGTCCACATCGGTGAAAACGTCTGGATTGGCGCGAACGTGACCGTACTGCCCGGAGCCACTATTGGAGACAACGCGGTCATTGGCGCCAACTCGCTGGTCACCAAGGACATCCCCGCCAACACGGTCGCCTACGGCAGCCCGTGCAAGGTAATTCGCGAAATCAACGAACGCGACGACGTCTACTACTGGCGCGACCGTCAATTCAGTGAGCGTTTTAAGGTCAAAGAGCAGTAG
- a CDS encoding inorganic phosphate transporter, which produces MWVIPMLALVFCLLGGRNDGSPLVAINLKAARRVTAAPFLMLATAVALLPAANSRVGGAIVAMVSSEGSGGQSPLLLAAVLVAASATLLALNGGGVPTSITLALVGASSGAGFAGGHPQWHLVLRVLGIAILSPLVAFAISRTIYLLFQSRTPQSSTTMVFLGFLLTCIAYGSNDGQKMIALFGTAMGVDLGTATHSAAITAIVAATFLTGVLTGMPKGAAALQRGTIVPDSRQIWVTLWAASAAVLVSSALGSPVSMTQSISGALIGTCQTNDWRKVRWGEARRILIAWAATLPMAWILGYAAANGLDLLPL; this is translated from the coding sequence ATGTGGGTTATTCCCATGTTGGCATTGGTGTTCTGCCTGCTTGGAGGAAGGAACGACGGGTCTCCCCTGGTGGCCATCAACCTCAAGGCCGCGCGCCGCGTCACGGCGGCCCCCTTCCTGATGCTGGCGACGGCGGTGGCCTTGCTGCCGGCCGCCAACAGCCGCGTCGGAGGAGCCATCGTCGCCATGGTCTCCTCCGAAGGATCCGGCGGACAAAGTCCGCTCCTGCTGGCGGCGGTGCTCGTCGCCGCATCGGCCACCCTGCTGGCGCTCAACGGAGGCGGCGTGCCCACCTCGATCACGCTCGCCCTGGTCGGAGCATCCTCCGGAGCCGGCTTCGCCGGCGGACATCCCCAATGGCATCTGGTGCTGCGCGTCCTCGGGATAGCGATACTTTCGCCTCTGGTGGCGTTCGCCATCTCCCGCACCATCTACCTGCTGTTCCAATCCAGAACCCCGCAGTCCTCGACCACCATGGTCTTCCTTGGATTCCTGCTCACCTGCATCGCCTATGGCAGCAATGACGGGCAGAAGATGATCGCCCTGTTCGGCACCGCCATGGGAGTCGATTTGGGAACTGCCACGCACAGCGCCGCCATCACCGCAATCGTCGCCGCGACGTTCCTGACCGGCGTGCTCACCGGCATGCCCAAGGGAGCAGCCGCACTGCAGCGCGGCACCATCGTGCCGGATTCCCGGCAGATCTGGGTCACCCTGTGGGCGGCCTCCGCCGCCGTGCTCGTCAGCTCGGCGCTGGGAAGCCCGGTCAGCATGACCCAGTCCATATCGGGCGCGCTCATCGGCACCTGCCAGACGAACGACTGGCGCAAGGTCCGCTGGGGCGAGGCACGCAGGATCCTCATCGCATGGGCGGCAACCCTGCCCATGGCCTGGATCCTGGGCTATGCCGCAGCCAACGGGCTCGATCTGCTGCCACTGTGA
- a CDS encoding LacI family DNA-binding transcriptional regulator — translation MEAAESRQPTIFDVAAEAGVSKSMVSRVMRGEGGVRQEKVDRVLAAAEKLGYVPSAMASGLASKRTKTLGVVVRNAKLPFYGFLQGAMQKRARERGYQMVSISGVEELSADDARQALRDLIALRVEGLIVCSAMLAVEDFMPFIDRIPFVMAGHEDTTRTVSSVFCDEEDGGRRLAQYVHDFGHREVAVFLVPREYSVSQYGRGMAMIELLGQLGIRVKVMDMKGAEEVGTLVDEVLCHPRITAYMCPSDVVMLNVMDELRRRDVSVPQDVSVTGYDGFGPLASPYLGFTTYRQPLEEIGSRAVDLVLERLDGGDHAVEALPVKGEFIHGRTVALPRWKDGR, via the coding sequence ATGGAGGCCGCAGAGAGCAGGCAGCCGACGATTTTCGATGTCGCTGCGGAGGCCGGCGTCTCCAAGTCCATGGTTTCCCGCGTGATGCGCGGCGAAGGGGGCGTGCGTCAGGAGAAGGTGGACCGTGTGCTCGCCGCGGCGGAGAAGCTCGGATACGTGCCGAGCGCCATGGCCAGCGGGCTCGCCTCGAAGCGCACGAAAACGCTGGGAGTGGTGGTCAGGAACGCGAAGCTGCCTTTCTATGGGTTCCTTCAGGGCGCCATGCAGAAGCGGGCGCGTGAGCGCGGCTATCAGATGGTGTCCATCAGCGGCGTGGAGGAACTGTCCGCGGATGATGCGCGCCAGGCGCTGCGCGATTTGATCGCCCTGCGCGTCGAGGGGCTGATCGTATGCTCCGCCATGCTTGCGGTGGAGGATTTCATGCCGTTCATCGACCGGATCCCGTTCGTGATGGCCGGGCACGAGGACACGACGCGCACCGTGTCCTCGGTGTTTTGCGATGAGGAGGACGGCGGCCGCAGGCTCGCGCAATACGTCCACGACTTCGGGCACCGGGAGGTGGCGGTGTTTCTGGTGCCCAGGGAATACTCGGTCAGCCAGTACGGCCGCGGCATGGCCATGATCGAGCTGCTCGGGCAGCTCGGCATCCGCGTGAAGGTGATGGATATGAAAGGGGCCGAAGAGGTTGGAACGCTGGTGGACGAGGTGCTGTGCCATCCCAGGATCACCGCGTATATGTGCCCGTCCGACGTGGTCATGCTCAATGTGATGGACGAGTTGCGCCGGCGCGACGTTTCCGTGCCGCAGGATGTGTCCGTCACCGGCTATGACGGGTTTGGCCCGCTCGCGTCGCCGTACCTTGGATTCACCACATATCGGCAGCCTTTGGAGGAGATCGGTTCCCGCGCTGTAGATCTGGTGCTCGAGCGTCTGGATGGCGGTGACCACGCCGTGGAGGCGCTGCCAGTAAAGGGGGAATTCATCCACGGGCGCACCGTGGCGCTGCCACGTTGGAAAGACGGGCGATAG
- a CDS encoding endonuclease III domain-containing protein, which translates to MNNRSAKRVPGVPSPAYIESLYRTMAAALGPTGWWPAETTFEIMVGAVLTQNTAWGNVNRSLAALNAEGVLEPHKLAIMGPAHLQELIRPSGFYVNKSKTVQSLSRWYVERCGASPEGAADIPDAELRTELLGLFGIGGETADDLMLYVFSRRTFVADTYARRLFAFLGFDVPAGYPAFHRAYSPVVLDTNLSVKDLQEFHGLIDEFGKAYRDDAAKSESFLGGWRA; encoded by the coding sequence ATGAATAATCGAAGTGCAAAGCGGGTGCCGGGCGTTCCTTCTCCCGCGTATATCGAATCGCTGTACCGCACCATGGCTGCCGCCCTTGGCCCGACCGGATGGTGGCCGGCTGAAACCACATTCGAGATTATGGTGGGCGCGGTGCTGACGCAGAATACGGCGTGGGGCAATGTGAATCGTTCGCTTGCGGCGTTGAACGCGGAGGGTGTGCTCGAACCCCATAAGCTGGCGATTATGGGGCCAGCGCATCTGCAGGAACTTATTCGCCCGTCCGGCTTTTATGTCAACAAATCCAAGACGGTACAGTCACTGAGCCGATGGTATGTGGAGCGTTGCGGAGCCTCACCTGAGGGCGCGGCAGATATTCCCGACGCCGAATTGCGGACCGAATTGCTCGGATTATTCGGTATCGGGGGCGAAACGGCCGACGACCTGATGCTATATGTGTTTTCGCGCCGCACATTTGTGGCCGATACTTATGCTCGCCGACTATTCGCCTTCCTTGGATTCGACGTGCCGGCCGGCTATCCGGCATTCCACAGGGCCTATTCGCCCGTGGTGCTGGATACGAACCTCAGTGTCAAGGATTTGCAGGAATTCCATGGGCTCATTGACGAGTTCGGCAAGGCCTACCGCGACGACGCGGCCAAAAGCGAGTCCTTTTTGGGTGGATGGAGGGCTTGA
- a CDS encoding AEC family transporter, with protein sequence MGQFGVMIGQLVGFLIMLMVGYGCVRLRFYGQTALDGMCSLLLNVLIPVLVFSNAVDGADRAQLAANWGVMLLTAVMYALLILVFWLVAKLLRLKGSRGHVFQASLIFGNAGFIGIPLIMALWPQNGAIYVALMSIIDQTLLWTYGVWLCEPVAETTGGNAIGARGAVANGSVNGAGSVGEAANSGSPVAARPSLGTRVLGLLKRFVNPAFIGVMLALILILLGVKVPDIILKPLHTIGNMATPMSLIYLGGLFALTKWWGVLKRYELYVGLVAKMIAFPLAFYALLTTLASALPQLPITHDMILMITVIAGLPTMTTIAMFTGRKNNMPDYAVGFVLVSTLFSLASLTIVSAVVL encoded by the coding sequence ATGGGGCAATTTGGCGTCATGATTGGCCAGTTGGTCGGATTCCTGATCATGCTGATGGTCGGGTATGGATGTGTGAGACTCCGGTTCTATGGCCAGACGGCGCTGGACGGCATGTGCTCGCTGCTGCTCAATGTGCTCATCCCTGTGCTCGTGTTCTCGAACGCCGTCGACGGTGCGGACCGCGCGCAGCTCGCCGCCAACTGGGGCGTGATGCTGCTGACCGCCGTGATGTATGCGCTGCTCATCCTGGTGTTCTGGCTGGTCGCCAAGCTGTTGAGGCTCAAAGGTTCGCGTGGCCATGTGTTTCAGGCGTCGCTGATTTTCGGCAACGCCGGATTTATCGGCATTCCGTTGATCATGGCACTTTGGCCTCAGAACGGCGCGATTTACGTGGCGCTGATGTCGATCATCGACCAGACGCTGCTCTGGACGTACGGCGTATGGCTGTGCGAGCCGGTCGCCGAAACGACTGGCGGCAACGCGATTGGCGCGCGAGGTGCGGTCGCGAACGGTTCGGTGAACGGCGCCGGTTCGGTGGGGGAGGCTGCGAACAGCGGTTCTCCGGTGGCCGCCCGCCCCTCGCTAGGCACTCGCGTCCTCGGCCTGCTTAAACGATTCGTCAACCCCGCCTTCATCGGCGTGATGCTCGCCCTGATTCTGATTCTGCTTGGCGTCAAAGTACCGGACATCATCCTCAAGCCGCTGCACACCATCGGCAATATGGCCACGCCGATGTCGCTGATCTACTTGGGTGGCCTGTTCGCGCTGACCAAGTGGTGGGGCGTCCTCAAACGCTACGAACTCTATGTTGGCCTAGTCGCCAAGATGATCGCATTCCCGCTCGCTTTCTATGCGCTGCTGACCACGTTGGCCAGTGCGCTGCCGCAGCTGCCCATCACTCACGACATGATTCTGATGATTACCGTGATCGCCGGCCTGCCGACCATGACCACCATCGCCATGTTTACCGGCCGCAAGAACAACATGCCCGACTATGCGGTCGGCTTCGTGCTCGTAAGCACGCTCTTCTCACTGGCTTCGCTGACCATCGTGTCGGCTGTTGTGCTCTGA
- a CDS encoding excinuclease ABC subunit UvrA, whose translation MSNDQRPQAIEVRGARVHNLKNIDIDIPLGELVGVAGVSGSGKSSLALGVLYAEGSRRYLEALSTYTRRRLTQASRAQVDEVLHVPAALALHQRPTVPGIRSTFGTMTELLNSLRPLFSRVASHVCPHCGARNESTLNVAAGLPITCAGCGKEFHAPGAESLAFNSAGACPTCSGTGIVREVNRAALVPDESKSIDDGAVLPWGSLMWDLMKQVCGAMGVRTNVPFSELTPEERDIVFNGPAIKKHILYKPKKGDDFAELDFTYFNAVYTVENALAKAKDEKGLKRVARFLKEGPCADCGGTRLSAAARAPHVRGLNLAEASAMTLEAAVDWVRGVPESLPADMRPMATNICESFLDVARRLLDLGLGYLALDRAGATLSTGERQRVQLARAVRNRTTGVLYVLDEPSIGLHPSNVDGLLGVMRDLVADGNSVVVVDHDVRVLKAAGHLIEMGPVAGAEGGHVIAQGTVDEVAANPSSRIAPFLADNVSARIRERVAEPQVFDLGRIRMTTSQLHTVKPLDVDIPRGRLVAVTGVSGSGKTTMVLESLIPALKAQAAGELLPEHVRELETAGISRANLIDATPIGANVRSTVATYADIHDELRRAFARCDAAKTGGWKAGDFSYNTGRLRCPTCDGTGSISLDVQFLPDVTIECPDCGGSRYASEAGAIRRAVKGESHLSLSLPQLMAMSVDQALAVTHDLKKVHARLTTLHDLGLGYLTLGEPTPALSGGEAQRLKLASEMGKAQSDAVFVFDEPTIGLHPLDVRVLLGVFDRLVASGATVVVIEHDLDVIANADWIIDMGPGGGESGGRIVATGTPEQVAANPSSITGRYLG comes from the coding sequence ATGAGCAACGATCAGCGGCCGCAGGCGATCGAAGTGCGCGGGGCGCGCGTGCATAACCTGAAGAACATTGACATCGACATTCCGCTGGGCGAACTGGTGGGCGTGGCCGGCGTCTCCGGTTCGGGCAAGAGCTCGCTGGCGCTCGGCGTGCTGTATGCGGAAGGTTCGCGGCGCTACTTGGAGGCGCTGTCCACGTACACGCGACGCCGCCTGACCCAGGCCAGTCGCGCCCAAGTGGACGAAGTACTGCACGTGCCGGCCGCGCTGGCCCTGCACCAGCGGCCCACGGTGCCTGGCATCCGTTCGACGTTCGGCACGATGACCGAACTGCTCAACAGTCTGCGGCCCCTGTTCTCCCGCGTCGCCTCGCACGTGTGCCCGCATTGCGGGGCGCGCAACGAGTCGACGCTGAACGTGGCGGCCGGACTGCCCATCACCTGTGCTGGCTGTGGCAAGGAATTCCACGCGCCCGGAGCCGAATCGCTCGCTTTCAACTCGGCCGGCGCCTGCCCGACCTGCTCCGGAACCGGCATTGTGCGCGAAGTGAACCGTGCGGCCCTGGTGCCGGATGAGTCGAAAAGTATCGACGACGGTGCGGTGCTGCCATGGGGCTCGCTCATGTGGGACCTTATGAAGCAGGTGTGCGGCGCGATGGGCGTGCGCACCAACGTGCCGTTCAGCGAGCTCACGCCCGAAGAGCGTGACATCGTATTCAACGGGCCGGCCATCAAAAAGCATATTCTTTACAAGCCGAAGAAAGGCGACGATTTCGCCGAACTCGATTTCACCTACTTCAACGCCGTATACACGGTGGAGAACGCGCTCGCCAAAGCCAAGGACGAGAAAGGTCTGAAGCGCGTGGCTCGATTTCTCAAGGAGGGACCATGCGCCGACTGCGGAGGTACCCGACTGAGCGCCGCAGCCCGGGCCCCGCATGTGCGCGGGCTGAACCTGGCCGAAGCCAGTGCGATGACCTTGGAAGCGGCGGTGGATTGGGTGCGCGGCGTGCCGGAATCTCTGCCCGCCGACATGCGGCCGATGGCCACCAACATCTGCGAATCATTCCTGGACGTGGCCCGCCGACTGTTGGATTTGGGCCTCGGCTATCTGGCGCTTGACCGCGCCGGTGCCACGCTTTCGACCGGTGAACGCCAGCGTGTGCAGCTCGCCCGTGCCGTGCGCAACCGCACCACTGGCGTGCTGTATGTGCTTGACGAGCCATCCATCGGGCTGCACCCCTCGAATGTGGACGGACTGCTCGGCGTGATGCGCGATCTAGTGGCGGACGGCAATTCCGTGGTGGTCGTGGACCATGACGTGCGCGTGCTCAAAGCCGCCGGCCATCTCATTGAAATGGGACCGGTTGCCGGCGCCGAAGGCGGGCATGTGATCGCGCAAGGCACGGTGGACGAAGTGGCGGCGAATCCAAGTAGTCGTATTGCGCCGTTCTTGGCCGATAATGTGAGCGCGCGCATCCGTGAGCGCGTGGCGGAACCGCAGGTGTTCGACCTTGGCCGTATCCGCATGACAACCAGCCAGTTGCATACGGTCAAGCCGCTGGACGTTGATATTCCGCGCGGCCGGCTCGTGGCGGTGACAGGCGTCTCCGGCTCCGGTAAAACCACGATGGTGCTCGAATCGCTGATTCCCGCACTCAAAGCGCAGGCGGCGGGGGAGCTGTTGCCGGAACACGTGCGCGAGCTTGAGACCGCGGGCATCAGTCGCGCGAATCTCATCGACGCCACGCCGATTGGCGCAAACGTGCGCTCCACCGTGGCCACCTATGCCGATATTCACGACGAACTGCGCCGCGCCTTCGCCCGATGCGATGCGGCCAAGACGGGCGGCTGGAAGGCCGGCGATTTCTCGTACAACACTGGACGGCTGCGTTGCCCCACGTGCGACGGCACCGGTTCGATCTCACTCGACGTGCAGTTCCTGCCGGACGTGACCATCGAATGCCCGGACTGCGGCGGTTCCCGGTATGCGTCTGAAGCCGGCGCGATTCGGCGTGCGGTTAAGGGAGAATCTCACCTTTCACTGAGTCTGCCCCAACTCATGGCAATGAGCGTGGATCAGGCATTGGCCGTGACCCACGACCTCAAGAAGGTCCACGCACGTCTGACCACCTTGCATGATTTGGGTCTTGGGTATCTGACACTCGGCGAACCGACGCCGGCGCTTTCGGGCGGCGAAGCCCAGCGGTTGAAGCTCGCCAGCGAAATGGGCAAAGCCCAATCGGACGCGGTATTCGTGTTCGATGAGCCGACCATCGGTCTCCACCCGCTCGACGTGCGTGTGCTGCTGGGCGTGTTCGACCGGCTTGTGGCGAGCGGCGCAACAGTCGTGGTCATCGAACATGACCTTGACGTGATCGCCAATGCGGACTGGATCATCGACATGGGTCCGGGCGGCGGCGAAAGCGGCGGACGCATCGTCGCCACCGGAACGCCGGAACAGGTCGCGGCCAACCCAAGCAGCATTACTGGGCGGTATTTAGGGTAA
- a CDS encoding LysR family transcriptional regulator — MSHPVDPTFRLNAPFRTDFGRNEHDTQGAVKRGREGGDHTEYGHADRAAAQTGSFAKAGHRLHISTPAVAKQINTFEKEYGLTLFDRSRSGVQLTKAGKEFVEDAQMIVRQCEESLRRAQRRSTDGIATVRLGVSILRPGRRILDLWQRDAGKHTDIRLELVSMPDDSEAINDIVTHLGEDVDLISTAFDTGYWDDTGNTLALDSEPLCVAVPRNHALARRARLTLKDLEGTRIRILKRHRGTNDTARDLLEQCPAIDLIDIDHYDLDTFNDCAESGDLLIPKPMWASAHPQLVNVAVDWPEPVVMHYGLLYPLDASPAIHTLWNFSPQTEISNRDRPTKPRRCSGVKCGNL, encoded by the coding sequence GTGAGCCATCCTGTTGACCCCACGTTCCGGTTGAACGCGCCATTCCGCACCGACTTCGGCCGCAACGAACACGACACACAGGGAGCCGTCAAGCGAGGGCGTGAAGGTGGCGACCACACCGAATACGGCCACGCCGATCGCGCCGCCGCGCAGACCGGCAGCTTCGCTAAGGCCGGCCATCGTCTGCATATTTCCACACCGGCGGTGGCCAAACAAATCAATACGTTCGAAAAGGAATACGGTCTGACGCTGTTCGACCGATCACGCAGCGGCGTGCAACTCACCAAAGCCGGCAAGGAGTTCGTCGAGGACGCGCAGATGATCGTGCGCCAATGCGAGGAGAGTCTACGTCGTGCACAACGGCGCAGCACCGACGGCATCGCCACCGTCCGCCTTGGCGTTTCCATTCTGCGCCCCGGCCGCCGCATCCTCGACCTATGGCAGCGCGATGCCGGCAAACACACCGACATCCGCCTGGAACTGGTGTCGATGCCCGATGACTCCGAAGCGATCAACGACATCGTCACCCATCTCGGCGAAGACGTCGATCTGATATCCACGGCCTTCGACACCGGCTATTGGGACGACACCGGCAACACCCTCGCCCTCGATTCCGAGCCGCTGTGCGTGGCGGTGCCGCGCAATCACGCATTGGCGAGACGCGCACGGCTCACATTGAAAGACCTCGAAGGCACACGCATCCGCATCCTCAAACGCCATCGCGGCACCAACGACACGGCCCGGGACCTGCTGGAACAATGCCCCGCCATCGATTTGATCGACATCGACCACTACGACCTCGACACGTTCAACGACTGCGCCGAATCCGGCGACCTGCTCATCCCCAAACCCATGTGGGCCAGCGCACACCCACAGCTCGTCAACGTGGCCGTGGACTGGCCCGAACCGGTCGTCATGCACTACGGACTGCTCTACCCGCTCGACGCAAGCCCGGCGATTCACACATTATGGAATTTCTCGCCGCAGACGGAGATCTCGAACCGTGACCGTCCAACGAAACCGCGCCGATGCTCCGGCGTGAAGTGCGGTAATCTCTAA
- a CDS encoding DapH/DapD/GlmU-related protein, which yields MLPVLREHHYTYCIPVTIGRNVWVGANVSILPGVTIGDNCVIGAGSVATHSIPANSVAYGAPCEVAREIGDKDRECFYKDRKLDVWE from the coding sequence GTGTTGCCTGTGCTGCGCGAGCACCATTACACGTATTGCATTCCAGTGACCATTGGACGCAACGTGTGGGTCGGCGCCAATGTGTCGATTCTGCCGGGAGTCACCATCGGCGACAATTGCGTGATCGGCGCCGGTTCAGTCGCGACGCATTCCATCCCCGCCAACTCGGTCGCTTACGGCGCACCTTGCGAAGTCGCACGCGAAATCGGCGACAAGGACCGCGAGTGTTTCTACAAAGACCGCAAGCTCGACGTGTGGGAGTGA